One Microtus pennsylvanicus isolate mMicPen1 chromosome 3, mMicPen1.hap1, whole genome shotgun sequence DNA window includes the following coding sequences:
- the Cspg5 gene encoding chondroitin sulfate proteoglycan 5 isoform X2, protein MGRAGGGGPSLGPPPALLLLGATLVLIAGAVPAREAGSAIEAEELVRSGLAWEPRANDTREEAGLPAAGEDETSWTAPGRELAAVGRGVGTEEEASAAVTGIAWLETDSPGLGGVTAETGSGDAQTLPATLQAPVEALGSSTMPPATPEATEASGPPSPTTHDKTSPVSELPKEKPLEVWLNLGGSTPEPQGPEPTHALGGHLETHPTSDIIDIDYFEGLDSEGHGADVGSFPGSPGASDSHPDTEGETPSWSLLDLYDDFTPFDESDFYPTTSFYDDLEEEEEEEDDDKDAVGAGDLEDENDLLLPSQKPGVGPGTGQPTSRWHAVPPQHTLGMVPGSSISLRPRPGDPGRDLASGGNGTECRVGFVKHNGSCRSVCDLFPSYCHNGGQCYLVENIGAFCRCNTQDYIWHKGMRCESIITDFQVMCVAVGSAALVLLLLFMMTVFFAKKLYLLKTENTKLRRTNKFRTPSELHNDNFSLSTIAEGSHPNVRKLCDTPCVSSPHARALAHYDSVVCQDDPSAPHKIQEALKSCLKEEESFNIQNSMSPKLEGGKGDQADLEEGKNT, encoded by the exons CACGCGAAGCAGGCAGCGCGATCGAGGCTGAAGAGCTGGTGAGGAGCGGCCTTGCATGGGAACCGCGTGCCAATGACACGCGGGAGGAAGCCGGCCTGCCAGCAGCTGGGGAAGATGAGACCTCGTGGACAGCGCCCGGCCGTGAGCTGGCTGCGGTGGGCCGTGGGGTCGGGACAGAGGAGGAGGCATCAGCTGCAGTGACTGGCATTGCCTGGCTGGAGACAGATAGCCCAGGCCTGGGTGGAGTGACTGCAGAGACTGGCAGTGGCGACGCCCAGACCCTCCCAGCTACACTCCAAGCTCCTGTTGAGGCCCTTGGGTCATCTACAATGCCTCCTGCCACCCCTGAGGCTACTGAAGCCAGTGGACCTCCCTCCCCCACTACCCATGATAAGACTAGCCCAGTCTCTGAACTCCCTAAGGAGAAGCCCTTGGAGGTTTGGCTGAACCTGGGAGGCAGCACACCTGAGCCTCAAGGGCCAGAGCCCACTCATGCCCTTGGAGGCCATCTAGAGACCCATCCAACCTCAGATATAATTGACATCGACTACTTTGAAGGGTTGGATAGTGAGGGTCATGGTGCAGACGTGGGCAGCTTCCCAGGGTCACCAGGAGCCTCAGACAGTCACCCTGACACCGAAGGAGAGACCCCTTCCTGGAGCCTGCTTGACTTATATGATGACTTCACCCCCTTTGACGAGTCTGATTTCTACCCCACCACGTCCTTCTATGATGatctggaagaggaggaagaggaagaggatgatgaCAAGGATGCAGTAGGAGCTGGAGACCTGGAAGATGAGAATGAcctcctcctgccctcccagAAGCCTGGTGTGGGGCCAGGGACAGGACAGCCCACCAGCCGGTGGCATGCTGTCCCTCCACAGCATACTCTGGGGATGGTCCCTGGCAGCAGCATCTCTCTCAGGCCCCGCCCAGGAGATCCTGGCAGGGACCTGGCCTCAGGCGGAAATGGCACAGAGTGCCGAGTTGGCTTTGTCAAGCACAACGGTTCCTGCCGGTCTGTGTGTGACCTCTTCCCCAGTTACTGTCACAATGGCGGCCAGTGCTACCTGGTGGAGAACATAGGGGCTTTCTGCAG GTGTAACACTCAGGACTACATCTGGCACAAGGGCATGCGTTGTGAGTCCATCATCACCGACTTCCAGGTGATGTGCGTGGCTGTGGGCTCGGCTGCTCTGGTGCTGCTCCTCCTGTTCATgatgactgtgttctttgccaaGAAGCTCTATCTGCTCAAGACTGAGAATACCAAGCTGCGAAGGACCAA caAATTCCGGACCCCATCTGAACTCCACAACGATAACTTCTCCCTCTCCACCATTGCTGAGGGCTCTCATCCAAATGTAAGGAAACTTTGCGACACTCCCTGTGTCTCCTCCCCCCATGCCCGTGCCTTGGCTCACTATGATAGCGTTGTCTGTCAG GATGACCCCAGTGCTCCCCACAAAATCCAGGAAGCTCTCAAGTCCTGCCTGAAGGAGGAAGAGTCCTTTAACATCCAGAACTCCATGTCACCCAAACTTGAGGGTGGCAAAGGTGACCAAGCTGACTTGGAG GAGgggaaaaacacttaa
- the Cspg5 gene encoding chondroitin sulfate proteoglycan 5 isoform X4: MGRAGGGGPSLGPPPALLLLGATLVLIAGAVPAREAGSAIEAEELVRSGLAWEPRANDTREEAGLPAAGEDETSWTAPGRELAAVGRGVGTEEEASAAVTGIAWLETDSPGLGGVTAETGSGDAQTLPATLQAPVEALGSSTMPPATPEATEASGPPSPTTHDKTSPVSELPKEKPLEVWLNLGGSTPEPQGPEPTHALGGHLETHPTSDIIDIDYFEGLDSEGHGADVGSFPGSPGASDSHPDTEGETPSWSLLDLYDDFTPFDESDFYPTTSFYDDLEEEEEEEDDDKDAVGAGDLEDENDLLLPSQKPGVGPGTGQPTSRWHAVPPQHTLGMVPGSSISLRPRPGDPGRDLASGGNGTECRVGFVKHNGSCRSVCDLFPSYCHNGGQCYLVENIGAFCRCNTQDYIWHKGMRCESIITDFQVMCVAVGSAALVLLLLFMMTVFFAKKLYLLKTENTKLRRTNKFRTPSELHNDNFSLSTIAEGSHPNDDPSAPHKIQEALKSCLKEEESFNIQNSMSPKLEGGKGDQADLEEGKNT, from the exons CACGCGAAGCAGGCAGCGCGATCGAGGCTGAAGAGCTGGTGAGGAGCGGCCTTGCATGGGAACCGCGTGCCAATGACACGCGGGAGGAAGCCGGCCTGCCAGCAGCTGGGGAAGATGAGACCTCGTGGACAGCGCCCGGCCGTGAGCTGGCTGCGGTGGGCCGTGGGGTCGGGACAGAGGAGGAGGCATCAGCTGCAGTGACTGGCATTGCCTGGCTGGAGACAGATAGCCCAGGCCTGGGTGGAGTGACTGCAGAGACTGGCAGTGGCGACGCCCAGACCCTCCCAGCTACACTCCAAGCTCCTGTTGAGGCCCTTGGGTCATCTACAATGCCTCCTGCCACCCCTGAGGCTACTGAAGCCAGTGGACCTCCCTCCCCCACTACCCATGATAAGACTAGCCCAGTCTCTGAACTCCCTAAGGAGAAGCCCTTGGAGGTTTGGCTGAACCTGGGAGGCAGCACACCTGAGCCTCAAGGGCCAGAGCCCACTCATGCCCTTGGAGGCCATCTAGAGACCCATCCAACCTCAGATATAATTGACATCGACTACTTTGAAGGGTTGGATAGTGAGGGTCATGGTGCAGACGTGGGCAGCTTCCCAGGGTCACCAGGAGCCTCAGACAGTCACCCTGACACCGAAGGAGAGACCCCTTCCTGGAGCCTGCTTGACTTATATGATGACTTCACCCCCTTTGACGAGTCTGATTTCTACCCCACCACGTCCTTCTATGATGatctggaagaggaggaagaggaagaggatgatgaCAAGGATGCAGTAGGAGCTGGAGACCTGGAAGATGAGAATGAcctcctcctgccctcccagAAGCCTGGTGTGGGGCCAGGGACAGGACAGCCCACCAGCCGGTGGCATGCTGTCCCTCCACAGCATACTCTGGGGATGGTCCCTGGCAGCAGCATCTCTCTCAGGCCCCGCCCAGGAGATCCTGGCAGGGACCTGGCCTCAGGCGGAAATGGCACAGAGTGCCGAGTTGGCTTTGTCAAGCACAACGGTTCCTGCCGGTCTGTGTGTGACCTCTTCCCCAGTTACTGTCACAATGGCGGCCAGTGCTACCTGGTGGAGAACATAGGGGCTTTCTGCAG GTGTAACACTCAGGACTACATCTGGCACAAGGGCATGCGTTGTGAGTCCATCATCACCGACTTCCAGGTGATGTGCGTGGCTGTGGGCTCGGCTGCTCTGGTGCTGCTCCTCCTGTTCATgatgactgtgttctttgccaaGAAGCTCTATCTGCTCAAGACTGAGAATACCAAGCTGCGAAGGACCAA caAATTCCGGACCCCATCTGAACTCCACAACGATAACTTCTCCCTCTCCACCATTGCTGAGGGCTCTCATCCAAAT GATGACCCCAGTGCTCCCCACAAAATCCAGGAAGCTCTCAAGTCCTGCCTGAAGGAGGAAGAGTCCTTTAACATCCAGAACTCCATGTCACCCAAACTTGAGGGTGGCAAAGGTGACCAAGCTGACTTGGAG GAGgggaaaaacacttaa
- the Cspg5 gene encoding chondroitin sulfate proteoglycan 5 isoform X1, which produces MGRAGGGGPSLGPPPALLLLGATLVLIAGAVPAREAGSAIEAEELVRSGLAWEPRANDTREEAGLPAAGEDETSWTAPGRELAAVGRGVGTEEEASAAVTGIAWLETDSPGLGGVTAETGSGDAQTLPATLQAPVEALGSSTMPPATPEATEASGPPSPTTHDKTSPVSELPKEKPLEVWLNLGGSTPEPQGPEPTHALGGHLETHPTSDIIDIDYFEGLDSEGHGADVGSFPGSPGASDSHPDTEGETPSWSLLDLYDDFTPFDESDFYPTTSFYDDLEEEEEEEDDDKDAVGAGDLEDENDLLLPSQKPGVGPGTGQPTSRWHAVPPQHTLGMVPGSSISLRPRPGDPGRDLASGGNGTECRVGFVKHNGSCRSVCDLFPSYCHNGGQCYLVENIGAFCRCNTQDYIWHKGMRCESIITDFQVMCVAVGSAALVLLLLFMMTVFFAKKLYLLKTENTKLRRTNKFRTPSELHNDNFSLSTIAEGSHPNVRKLCDTPCVSSPHARALAHYDSVVCQDDPSAPHKIQEALKSCLKEEESFNIQNSMSPKLEGGKGDQADLEVNCLQNNLT; this is translated from the exons CACGCGAAGCAGGCAGCGCGATCGAGGCTGAAGAGCTGGTGAGGAGCGGCCTTGCATGGGAACCGCGTGCCAATGACACGCGGGAGGAAGCCGGCCTGCCAGCAGCTGGGGAAGATGAGACCTCGTGGACAGCGCCCGGCCGTGAGCTGGCTGCGGTGGGCCGTGGGGTCGGGACAGAGGAGGAGGCATCAGCTGCAGTGACTGGCATTGCCTGGCTGGAGACAGATAGCCCAGGCCTGGGTGGAGTGACTGCAGAGACTGGCAGTGGCGACGCCCAGACCCTCCCAGCTACACTCCAAGCTCCTGTTGAGGCCCTTGGGTCATCTACAATGCCTCCTGCCACCCCTGAGGCTACTGAAGCCAGTGGACCTCCCTCCCCCACTACCCATGATAAGACTAGCCCAGTCTCTGAACTCCCTAAGGAGAAGCCCTTGGAGGTTTGGCTGAACCTGGGAGGCAGCACACCTGAGCCTCAAGGGCCAGAGCCCACTCATGCCCTTGGAGGCCATCTAGAGACCCATCCAACCTCAGATATAATTGACATCGACTACTTTGAAGGGTTGGATAGTGAGGGTCATGGTGCAGACGTGGGCAGCTTCCCAGGGTCACCAGGAGCCTCAGACAGTCACCCTGACACCGAAGGAGAGACCCCTTCCTGGAGCCTGCTTGACTTATATGATGACTTCACCCCCTTTGACGAGTCTGATTTCTACCCCACCACGTCCTTCTATGATGatctggaagaggaggaagaggaagaggatgatgaCAAGGATGCAGTAGGAGCTGGAGACCTGGAAGATGAGAATGAcctcctcctgccctcccagAAGCCTGGTGTGGGGCCAGGGACAGGACAGCCCACCAGCCGGTGGCATGCTGTCCCTCCACAGCATACTCTGGGGATGGTCCCTGGCAGCAGCATCTCTCTCAGGCCCCGCCCAGGAGATCCTGGCAGGGACCTGGCCTCAGGCGGAAATGGCACAGAGTGCCGAGTTGGCTTTGTCAAGCACAACGGTTCCTGCCGGTCTGTGTGTGACCTCTTCCCCAGTTACTGTCACAATGGCGGCCAGTGCTACCTGGTGGAGAACATAGGGGCTTTCTGCAG GTGTAACACTCAGGACTACATCTGGCACAAGGGCATGCGTTGTGAGTCCATCATCACCGACTTCCAGGTGATGTGCGTGGCTGTGGGCTCGGCTGCTCTGGTGCTGCTCCTCCTGTTCATgatgactgtgttctttgccaaGAAGCTCTATCTGCTCAAGACTGAGAATACCAAGCTGCGAAGGACCAA caAATTCCGGACCCCATCTGAACTCCACAACGATAACTTCTCCCTCTCCACCATTGCTGAGGGCTCTCATCCAAATGTAAGGAAACTTTGCGACACTCCCTGTGTCTCCTCCCCCCATGCCCGTGCCTTGGCTCACTATGATAGCGTTGTCTGTCAG GATGACCCCAGTGCTCCCCACAAAATCCAGGAAGCTCTCAAGTCCTGCCTGAAGGAGGAAGAGTCCTTTAACATCCAGAACTCCATGTCACCCAAACTTGAGGGTGGCAAAGGTGACCAAGCTGACTTGGAGGTGAACTGTCTCCAGAATAACTTAACCTGA
- the Cspg5 gene encoding chondroitin sulfate proteoglycan 5 isoform X3: protein MGRAGGGGPSLGPPPALLLLGATLVLIAGAVPAREAGSAIEAEELVRSGLAWEPRANDTREEAGLPAAGEDETSWTAPGRELAAVGRGVGTEEEASAAVTGIAWLETDSPGLGGVTAETGSGDAQTLPATLQAPVEALGSSTMPPATPEATEASGPPSPTTHDKTSPVSELPKEKPLEVWLNLGGSTPEPQGPEPTHALGGHLETHPTSDIIDIDYFEGLDSEGHGADVGSFPGSPGASDSHPDTEGETPSWSLLDLYDDFTPFDESDFYPTTSFYDDLEEEEEEEDDDKDAVGAGDLEDENDLLLPSQKPGVGPGTGQPTSRWHAVPPQHTLGMVPGSSISLRPRPGDPGRDLASGGNGTECRVGFVKHNGSCRSVCDLFPSYCHNGGQCYLVENIGAFCRCNTQDYIWHKGMRCESIITDFQVMCVAVGSAALVLLLLFMMTVFFAKKLYLLKTENTKLRRTNKFRTPSELHNDNFSLSTIAEGSHPNDDPSAPHKIQEALKSCLKEEESFNIQNSMSPKLEGGKGDQADLEVNCLQNNLT, encoded by the exons CACGCGAAGCAGGCAGCGCGATCGAGGCTGAAGAGCTGGTGAGGAGCGGCCTTGCATGGGAACCGCGTGCCAATGACACGCGGGAGGAAGCCGGCCTGCCAGCAGCTGGGGAAGATGAGACCTCGTGGACAGCGCCCGGCCGTGAGCTGGCTGCGGTGGGCCGTGGGGTCGGGACAGAGGAGGAGGCATCAGCTGCAGTGACTGGCATTGCCTGGCTGGAGACAGATAGCCCAGGCCTGGGTGGAGTGACTGCAGAGACTGGCAGTGGCGACGCCCAGACCCTCCCAGCTACACTCCAAGCTCCTGTTGAGGCCCTTGGGTCATCTACAATGCCTCCTGCCACCCCTGAGGCTACTGAAGCCAGTGGACCTCCCTCCCCCACTACCCATGATAAGACTAGCCCAGTCTCTGAACTCCCTAAGGAGAAGCCCTTGGAGGTTTGGCTGAACCTGGGAGGCAGCACACCTGAGCCTCAAGGGCCAGAGCCCACTCATGCCCTTGGAGGCCATCTAGAGACCCATCCAACCTCAGATATAATTGACATCGACTACTTTGAAGGGTTGGATAGTGAGGGTCATGGTGCAGACGTGGGCAGCTTCCCAGGGTCACCAGGAGCCTCAGACAGTCACCCTGACACCGAAGGAGAGACCCCTTCCTGGAGCCTGCTTGACTTATATGATGACTTCACCCCCTTTGACGAGTCTGATTTCTACCCCACCACGTCCTTCTATGATGatctggaagaggaggaagaggaagaggatgatgaCAAGGATGCAGTAGGAGCTGGAGACCTGGAAGATGAGAATGAcctcctcctgccctcccagAAGCCTGGTGTGGGGCCAGGGACAGGACAGCCCACCAGCCGGTGGCATGCTGTCCCTCCACAGCATACTCTGGGGATGGTCCCTGGCAGCAGCATCTCTCTCAGGCCCCGCCCAGGAGATCCTGGCAGGGACCTGGCCTCAGGCGGAAATGGCACAGAGTGCCGAGTTGGCTTTGTCAAGCACAACGGTTCCTGCCGGTCTGTGTGTGACCTCTTCCCCAGTTACTGTCACAATGGCGGCCAGTGCTACCTGGTGGAGAACATAGGGGCTTTCTGCAG GTGTAACACTCAGGACTACATCTGGCACAAGGGCATGCGTTGTGAGTCCATCATCACCGACTTCCAGGTGATGTGCGTGGCTGTGGGCTCGGCTGCTCTGGTGCTGCTCCTCCTGTTCATgatgactgtgttctttgccaaGAAGCTCTATCTGCTCAAGACTGAGAATACCAAGCTGCGAAGGACCAA caAATTCCGGACCCCATCTGAACTCCACAACGATAACTTCTCCCTCTCCACCATTGCTGAGGGCTCTCATCCAAAT GATGACCCCAGTGCTCCCCACAAAATCCAGGAAGCTCTCAAGTCCTGCCTGAAGGAGGAAGAGTCCTTTAACATCCAGAACTCCATGTCACCCAAACTTGAGGGTGGCAAAGGTGACCAAGCTGACTTGGAGGTGAACTGTCTCCAGAATAACTTAACCTGA